The DNA segment TCTCCTAAAATACCGGCATAGCAGCTCTTCACACATTGTTGTAGCTGATCCACCAATGCAACTAGTTCATCTCTGTTTTCTAATCTTCTCTTAAAGTGTTGTTTGTTCAACCAGAGGAGCTTGTTTTCGTCGACCATAGATCCTTTTTTATTGAGATCTTTCAGAGAGAATAGCTGTATCATGTTGTCGAGTGTAAGCAGCTCGGTAGTAGGAGGGGACCAGCCTAGGAGGGCCACAAAGTTGAGTACTGCCTCAGGGAGAAAACCTCTCTCCTATAGGAATGGTGTGAAGACAGGTTCACTGGTTAATTAGTAATGATACACTTTTAAGATATTAAAACGGACCCACCATTGAATTTATGAAGATGACAGGCAGAAAATAATCATATTTTATTCTACTAGTAAGTTGGTACATACCTGATACGTCTCCACGAATGCAGCCTTGTTCCGTTTAGACAGTTTTCCACCAGAGCTGCATTAATTAAAGCAAACTCAATAAATCCATACCGTAAAGCGgttatatttcgagggtagaAACTTTTGTGGAAAGACCTGTTAGAAATAATTTTGAGATAAAATTTTTGTGGGCTAGTAACCTTCTGGCGAGTACATGCAcgcgatattaaatttgtgggtaATGCTTATAATTAACGAAAACCGCAAACACCCTCGAAATAACCACCATACGGTAATGCACCAAATGACACTATTACTAAGAAAAAAATGGCGTCTTAATAACTGAATTGCATGTCCTACCTGGACAAGAGAAGGGGGAGGTGAACAAACCGAGGAGGTTCCCATTCCATGGCAGAGTAGAGCAGCAAGTGCTTGGCAGTGGACAACAGCCACTCCTGTCAATAAAAACATGGGGACAATTAAATAAATGCACATGGAGTAGAGGGTGCTGTACTAGCTTAAAGCTAGATTGCTCATTTCACCAGGTGACTTAAAAAATGATCACTATATAAAATTGTGGACACAAGGCATTTTCATAGAAGAAAATGACCACAAAATTGGTTGGTACTGGAACTATGAAATACGATGACTCAGCATTTTACAGCAAGTGTGATaacatgactataattattgcatcatTCATTTTACATATACTAcatgatataccgtatagtgggtatttcgagggtataaatgttcgcggattgagcctgtaccgcaaaaatttatacccacgaaaatgtaTGCTattagtaggcgtgttcagtattattaaccacacctatcgacaataagaggaaaGAAAAAGGAATCAAGAGATAAGGGCGCCAGATAGCCCAGATTGTTTTGTACTGGTGGTATCCCCTGACTATTGTGGACACTAGGCATTTTCATAGAAGAAAATGACCACAAAATGATATAGTCAAGGTTGGTACTGGAACTATGAAATACGATGACTCAGCATTTTACAGCAAGTGTGATaacatgactataattattgcatcatTCATTTTACATACTACATATACTCACCTCTCCCCTGAGTACATGAGTGATTTCCATGAGGTGATCGTCCACTACGTTGGCTAGATGATACGTGGGGTAACCATCGCTTTTCAAGAGCACCTGGTCCTCTACAGCACTGTGCTGCACAGTCACCTCCCCATACACAATGTCCTGTATCACCGTATCCCCTGCAGTGGGaacctggggggggggggttaaaaCAAAGGACAGGTAACCACAAGGTGGCTTGAGCACAGTTAGAGGAAGGTGCAAATGTGTACGATTCAAGCTGAGGGGGTAGGGGTGATCACAGACACCCACAAATTCATAGTCAGCATGCTTTCTCAGCAAATGGTTTTTCATACAACTGCTTACTCACACATTTTTCAAGCTGAGGTGGGTAGGGGGATCACAGACAACCCACAAATTCATAGTCATGCTTTCTCATCAAATGGTTTTCCATACACAAATTAAGATCTTTGGTGCCTGGCTTTCCCGGAGCCTTTATTATTCACTCTATCTATCTTAGGAAGCTGACTCTCCTGGAATGCATTTGGTGCCTCCTGCTCACCTTGAGTCTGATAGTGTGGTGTACTCCCTGTTTCCCTCTTTCTTCCCCCTCCCGTTGACTCAACCCTCTACAGTGACCATCATAGCCCATCCCCTGAGAGCGTAGGGATGAGAGCCTCTCTTTGGAGCAAAAACAGCGATAGGCAGCTCCGCTGTGGAGAAGGCTAGAAGCAGCGTCTCTGTAGTGTGAGTCTCTCCGactaaaagagagagagagagggggacaACAATTACTTTAAAATAGTGAATTTATAGGTTTAAGCAGATACAGCTCGATCACTACTGTACATAGGTAGAAACGTCACCAACAGTTACACCTCAAAGAAACCTACTTGTACGTAGGGACCGTACACTCCTCCAACTGTCGGACCTTCCTCAAAGTTCAGTTTCAGCCATTTCAGTGACTGCTCTAACTTTTCTATTGAACCAGATACATAGCGATCCTAAGGGATCAAAATGTGTCATACAATTGCTGTCACgttattaatacatgtactgggaAAATGTGTTAAACTAGATAATCGATACTCATATACACGTACCTGGTCGATCCCCATGGATGCAATTGGTTATTTTAGGTGGGATAAAAATAATGGCATTGACTACATCTACCATGTGTTTAAGTACAAAGTACCCTGTCCCACGCtagactcgctggccagtCCATCCTCTGGGGattgggactggtcaactgccaATCATCGAGTTGTTCTCATTACTGGTGACATATTTCACCCACGTAATTCGTTGTAGTTGGGCTGGGTCTATGTTTGTTAGATAAACCACAGGCATAaccctagttgggcggagtccaaccacgCTTCGCCAGTGGTTGGGTATCACGACAATATACGTTTTTGTTCCACTGGTACTTGAGACAgactatgaatattgtttattCTTAAGTGGTTGACAATcgcatggctcaggggtgcATATAAagaaattaataattatttgtctagCTTGACTACATCTAGCTATAACTGTTTTAGGATGCAAGAAAGACCCCAGAGTTCTTAGAGAACGTAGAaggatactgcatgtacaagatTTAGCAGAggcagaaataattattgccttgtCAGCAAAATTGAGCTGTAAGCTTTCCCACTTGAacgctgcaatctgattgggctgcaagtTTTCTGCAGTTGGAACAAAAACGTATATTGTCGTGATACCCAACCACTGCAagtggttggactccgcccaactaggcaTAACCCATACTTTCACTAGATAGTTACGCAACTTTGTTCAACCGCACAAAccacatgatgatgtcatacaactAATTAAAATTCCACTAGAACAACTCATGATtggcagttgaccagtcccaatCCCCTGAGGATGGactggccagcgagtctaGTCCCATAAGCACCTGATCAGTGTCCTCCAGTCTGAGAATAGTGGCTCCCTGGTTGGCCCTGGCAAAGAGGAGGTTGTAGAGAGCAGTCCTGACACCACCCAGATGGAGCAGTCCAGTGGGGCTGGGAGCAAACCGTACCCTCACCGGCACCATAGACACAGGAAAAGGAGGATTGGAAatggagtggtgcacgtgatgcttTTACCGACGTGTAGTGaaacctcgaaaactatccgcttTTTGCCAACGGTAAACGCTGCGCTGTTGTGTAGTTCGAAGAAGTTCTGAAAGAGTCAAACTCTGGAGTCAAACCAACTGAGTAACTACAGTGAAACCTCCCATAATACACCCTCCCACTAGAGGACAACCTGTAcgaaagttgtgtttcctttAATGGCATAGAGATAATGAAGCATAGATCTACGTTATAGTAGAATAAGATTATTACACAACTTTCAGCAACTACTAACTATAGGTAGATctatagtgggtatatttcgagggtataaaatgttcgctgattaagcatgcaCCGCCAATAATttaatactgcatgcatgcatgcgcaaaagtagcctcggtcccaggccgatttttctagCGTTCagttggagacggatcggcctggggtcaaGGCTAGCGCAAAAGCTGCTATtctgcgaaaattaaatccacgaaaacctttctataAACGGTcttcgaaatatacctgctatacggtgtACAAAATCGATCTCACAACTAGATTTACATGCAAGCAAGTTTGTTCGATACATTGATCCAGAGAATGGCTTTCTATTTGTGCTATACCCTCACCTGTAATGAAATTCAAGAATTGGCAGAAGGTTTTATATTATCTAGCTTCGTTCCCAGGTTCGTTTTTTCTCTATTGTATATAACGCTAGTTacacgtcaccactaattgatcagCAGGGGTAAgatatatacatacaataacatacagccccaggAGCTAGGTGCTAGGCATATACACAGTTTTCAAGCCTTTTCATTTGTCAAAGAAAGTAAGGCAATAGATcagataccaggccgtattttaatcggcctggattcgaggctaacggtagTTAGACTCCAAAGTGACGGCAGAATCACAGCAACCTACAACTCGGCCTAGCTGGGAACGAGGTTACTCTCGATAGATcaatgggtgtggtcatatGCATTTTTCCCAAGAAGAACTTGCAACTGCAGCAAGGGACGTTGAATGCACAATGCTGACCAaggaagctcctgagcatctGTAAGAGTCGATGAGCTTTTTGAGGGCTGCAAAATCTGGCATAGCATTcctctttttgcagtgaatTAAATTGTTCAAACCTCTTTCAGTAGCTGCTGcactagactcgcaagccgtcactgttgcatgGTGAACTGTTCGCTGTGTAAACCCTTACAGTGACGGCTTTTGAGTCTACTTTGCAGTGAATTAAATTGTTTAAACCTCTTTCAGTAGCTGCTGcagtagactcgcaagccgtcactgttgcacggcGAACTGTTCGCTGTGTAAACCCTTACAGTAACGGCTTTCGAGTCTACTTTGCAGTGAATTAAATTGTTCAAACCTCTTTCAGTAGCTGCTGCAgtatagactcgcaagccgtcactgttgcacggcAAACTGTTCGCTGTGTAAACCCTTACCGTGACGGCTTTCGAGTCTACTTTGCAGTGAATTAAATTGTTCAAACCTCTTTCAGTAGCTGCTGcagtagactcgcaagccgtcactgttgcacagCGAACTGTTTGCTGTGTAAACCCTTACCGTGATGGCTTTTGAGTCTACTGCTGCAGCTCTGCTGGGTTTTTTTCGTTCAAGTTTGGTCATACCCTACCTGTGCAGAAGGGtgctctatataatagttataggctgagtccaaggtctctatggggttttgagaccAGAAGGCCCaaggctgtagcatctcgagcgtagcgagggtgctactatAAGGGCCTaagggtctcaaaactccatagtgaccgttggacgaggcctataactgatttagaatagtgctaagcaagctaagctattattaacacaaagaagactctgtttCTACAAACCTCAAGCAACattaaagctttgctctggctagtctacataaaaaaaaaactcacattgaaggcagtTTCCGTCTCTTGCATAGCAAAAACGGTTAATAGAaagttgctactctacttagtagttagctctgcactagagcactagctattggtagctgcaagagtgagataaaagctacaaagcggcactgcagaacaCAAAGACTTTTAAAAATTagtttttaatgatgcactgcatcatcgttactatgacttcaacataaactgtgtgtacttgtgcatgtataaaataGATGTTGCTAAGCATTCCATGTATGATTGTATGCATCATGTAAAAAATGTTAAATGCATGTAGTGAACATATAATGGACCTCCAGAAGACCTCTGAATGACTGAGAGGTCTCTATGAGAAATAAAGGACCTCCaagtaaccaatcagattgcaccatttgtgacaagcattttctaaacTATAGGCAGTATCACTTCAAGTTACTTCCTTAAAAGAGATAGTCAATGGTCGTATAAATTAAGACTCACTATACACGCTACACGGGCATAAAATTCTTTTTGGGGAGCAATTATTCCCAAAGAAATTCCCGCATTTATATGCGCCGCAGGAGGTCACAATCGTGAAAGGGGCACAGCAGTCGAACCGCAATGGTTCCAGCGCATGCTCCTACGTGGAGTTTTATTTTCTCATGaataagtataggatataccacaccttagatcatgtttgccataaatactgcaatctgattggttacaggaaatgttctatccaatttagaaaatcatgttcttcaatagaaaatcatgtacttcaatagaaaatcatgtacttcacttagaaaatcatgtagcaaagattagataagaacattcaaatttgattggctaaatactcatggttgctatgatctaaaatgcttagacactgtttaggaagtttccacatgatttagaagtcctcagggctagtagaaccctcactgcgttcgggatactacaaccagccctttgggcttctaaatcatgtagaaacttcctaaacagtgtctaactattattaagaggaggatatgcacccataattatatcctccactaccgtggttacatacccctcggctctgcctcggagtaaccacggtagcggaggatatatgggtgcatatcctccgagtaggtgtggcatatctgacttataccacgtgaccgcagcactataaaaggacctccccctagcaacgattcaatcacgatgcagactgcaaaaaagaacaagactatgccggattttgcagccgtcaaagagctagttgagcaacatgttgactcctacagatgcttaagagcttccttggtccaagcgttgaccattcgacgtcccttattatactggagttgcaagctcttcttggataaaatgtatctaaaccgcgcccatggacccatggaagctttagccatcttgttggagagcaccttccgtgtttctgccgtcgctttgagtcttagtaaccgtcaagcatggctcttttctctttgcttactttcttgaacaaatgaaaaaactaaaaaacaacttgaaaaactgtgcatgcctggggctgtatgctaatattctatatatcctacagctgttgaccaatgagatcaatttgtggtgacgtaagtgtggtataattagCTATTCGCAATTGCTTGCGCAAAAGTAACATTTTTTTATAACTCTCTTCCCTTTGCAGTTTGTTTCCTGCACCAATCGATTACACATGGCAGGAACTAAATATAGCCACAAAGCAGCCACGTGGCTTTGCTTAGAAActtcaacacaaacaaatttAGACAAATTTACATGCCACAGTAAACTGAACTGACAAATTGTTGCAAAAGTATGAGATGAATTTGAACATGTTCAGTACTATCTTATAGGATTGATGAACATTTATATGTAATTGTTTTTCGTGTCGATCCATTGAGAGTCGAGAAATGCATCGTTGAAAATGCTGTAtaaaaaaccacaaaatagTACTAGTTGGAGAGATGTGAGCACACAATAAGCCACATTTTGTGTATTACATCCAGCAGATGTCCTCCTCAATACATTGTAAGCATTGTCCAAATCAGTCGTACTTGTATTCTGTGGTACGAAAAATATGCTATTATTACAGGTCAAAAATTTTTTAATCAGGAATTGCCTGAACAGACCACTGTATATGCTTACCCCACTGTAGAGAAGCTCAGCTAACCTACCCAGCTTATTTAGTATACCTAGCAAGTGGAATAAACCTGTAATGATACTCATAAATTATTCCTGAATATCCAACATTAACGAGCAACAGGTTAATTAATCTCACCGTTATTTGCCACATAATAGCGAGTTTTTAAGCATTTCTAAATGTTAGCAGCAGTGGGATACAGCCATTATTACTGTGGCTGTGGACCAGGGTGTACTTCTGGTCCATTTGCAGAGAGATTGCTGAAACGAAAGAGCCGGAAATTGAATTGGACTCAGACAGCGAAGACCAGTGACAGTGACAAGAGAATATAGAGACAAAAGTCATCACTGGCCTGGAGTAAAAGACGAATTGATAGATATGCAACATGACTGAACATTTAACCATAGATAATGTTTTAACTAAGTCTTTGTATTGTTTACACACTATTTATGATATATTCACATGTAGTGCCCTCTACAAAAGTCAACTGACAAATTGTTGCAAAGAGAATACACTTACAAAACTCTGCATATACTTAGCTTAATAACATTGGAACAGACTTATAAAGTTAGAAGTTGTGTCCCACCCGTAACAGACTAGCTACTCCATGTAAAAGCCCAAAATCATGTTTACAGGAATGGCAATTTTGGCTACATTACTCAACAAAACTTGCTTCAACTTGAAGTATACGCCTAATTTCAAACATATACTACAAAACCAACTTCTGTACTTACCTTCTGAGCTTTGAACAGCTTCTAACAGTGGTCTGGGTCTATGCTACACAGCTCTAACTACAGGCAGCTACTCACACAATGGCACCAGCTATTTGCTTCcggacacgcccacttcctgAAAAATAAACTTCTCGCATTTATTCCAGTTGCTGTTCGACACaaggctcatggactaggctagcctcgatcccaggccgagttttcgcttttataacggttaggcgaacaactgggcctggtactagttgtctgcgcatgcgtcagtcgttcgtcagattctgacgaatggatattctcgttcactttcgtgacatttatatttgtgtactatcgtgtactagaagtcagttcccgttttatcattatttggaatggctcttagctgaagcttctctcttctctgaagcttattctgaagactgaacaacaagggaagaggtataaagctttgtcaagcttgttaaggtcagatattttgtgtgggccctatggccggctatgctatcaagtcttgttcatgtttggcaagaatgtaggtagactatagtttcatcattaatatggtggatcaagtgaagagtgtgagctagagaacttggtgctgccatcatcagctcgtcgacaatgacactataaccgagaaatttaatatgtatagatctacacgtatttaaaatgtctacttctctgtacaggagcaatggctaatatccagctatcccaacagtgctcctcttggctatactaacggacgagactggacagtttgaggtaagggtttaaccgtctttggtttcttttaatattgtcctatactcacagacacaggactggagtatgacctgctcattcgagcgttgctgggtagctcagagacatcaagagaatctacgttttctcaagcaatgagttacgagttggggcctagaatcagagaagtccagcagcctgctaaatctttttgaaacgtaatttgaaggcattcaatcatcctgaagttgccctgggtcactgtaattgtgctgcagcacaactggcaactccccaggcctttgtgaagcagctccctatgtgcatcttttgtgtactcactctgtgcattttctgtgtacaaatttctattattgatttattaaatatttttgccgaccacaaatatacaatgaaaatttgacgcatgcgcagacaactagtaccaggcccagttgttcgcctaaccgttataaaagcgaaaactcggcctgggatcgaggctaggactAGGCGTGTAAAATTcttagcctctacacaggctctcctttttctgttctttatcacatcgttcaataagataaaatactgtcttaatcgttcaatgagataaaatacggtattaattggaggaataaagaaagaaatagacgtagagttaggaaaaaggagagcctgtatcgggaagtcacgtgagggtagaagggtggtagaagggtgaaaatgagcgtgggcatgctgagctagagatgttggactgcccacgcagatatctatgactaataaaactttgcctgcagcaagctgggcatggacttggaactggaagtttgcaagcactatagctagctatatacc comes from the Halichondria panicea chromosome 4, odHalPani1.1, whole genome shotgun sequence genome and includes:
- the LOC135335387 gene encoding LOW QUALITY PROTEIN: glutamate--tRNA ligase-like (The sequence of the model RefSeq protein was modified relative to this genomic sequence to represent the inferred CDS: inserted 2 bases in 1 codon) codes for the protein MVPVRVRFAPSPTGLLHLGGVRTALYNLLFARANQGATILRLEDTDQDRYVSGSIEKLEQSLKWLKLNFEEGPTVGGVYGPYVQSERLTXYRDAASSLLHSGAAYRCFCSKERLSSLRSQGMGYDGHCRGLSQREGEERGKQGVHHTIRLKVPTAGDTVIQDIVYGEVTVQHSAVEDQVLLKSDGYPTYHLANVVDDHLMEITHVLRGEEWLLSTAKHLLLYSAMEWEPPRFVHLPLLLSSSGGKLSKRNKAAFVETYQERGFLPEAVLNFVALLGWSPPTTELLTLDNMIQLFSLKDLNKKGSMVDENKLLWLNKQHFKRRLENRDELVALVDQLQQCVKSCYAGILGDGDFKLSKGYLEKVLLLLEDRVSLVPAIPKEASFFWVDPNYSTTDLSTHSANADTVTLLMESLGSCDSFTKPHLDDVMREVASGSGVAYSKIMQFTRTIITGTKKSPGLTAVMELLGQKTVLRRINNFRTN